The Nocardioides pantholopis genome window below encodes:
- the mgtA gene encoding magnesium-translocating P-type ATPase produces the protein MSPQPRDLDTPWARAAEADDWARAAEADYWAQAAEADYWAQPADVVLGALGATETGLSAEEAARRLEAAGPNRLAPPRRGGWAVILLRQFADPVIVILVFASIVSLLLQDVTDAAIILTIVCLSGLLSFWQERRASLEMQRLMALVQVHADLRRDGTDVEVAVAEVVPGDLVVLNAGDVVPGDCRLVSADALQVDQAALTGETFPQHKRPDQVPADTALADRVDALFLGSHVVSGRGLAVVVATGASTELGRLSGRLEETAPSTGFERGIRRFGLLLARVTFVLALVILGLNVTLDRPFAESLLFSLSLAVGLTPQMLPAIVAVSLALGARRMAARRVIVRRLDAIEDFGAMDVLCTDKTGTLTEGTVRLHAAVDATGAASESVLARAALNAGLQSGFSNPIDVALLDARAPDPAYAAVDEVPYDFTRKRLSMLVDGPDGRVLICKGAYDSVVGVCATAPTRRSELDARFRELSDAGYRVLAIAERALPGVGAVTVEDERELDFVGFLVFADPPKPDAARVLGELAAAEIGVRMITGDNQRVAAHVATEVGLDPTGLLTGTAIDALDDEQLVSRAGRTGVFAEVDPGQKERIIRALRAGGATVGYLGDGINDAGALHLADVGISVDTAVDVAKSAAAIVLMDKDLAVLEHGVRLGRQTFVNTLKYITTTVSANFGNVMSMVAASAFLPFLPLLPRQILLLNFLSDIPSTTIAADNVDPEQRQHPQQWDIRFIRDFMLLFGLLSTAFDLLTFAVLLQVFDAGSTVFRSAWFVGSTLTELAVLLVLRTRRPAFHSRPGTGLLIASLAIAAVTIAIPYSPGAELLGLRALPAAVLGSLLLITLAYVVAAEAVKRSFYRAAAHHGDRPPPEAARLRHRRLRQAAREHGGGRRGRGSGWSAGRRSLLD, from the coding sequence ATGAGTCCGCAGCCGCGCGACCTCGACACCCCCTGGGCCCGGGCCGCGGAGGCGGACGACTGGGCCCGGGCCGCGGAGGCGGACTACTGGGCACAGGCCGCCGAGGCGGACTACTGGGCCCAGCCCGCCGACGTGGTCCTGGGCGCGCTGGGCGCGACCGAGACCGGCCTGTCCGCCGAGGAGGCCGCACGCCGCCTGGAGGCCGCCGGACCGAACCGGCTCGCCCCGCCCCGGCGGGGCGGCTGGGCGGTCATCCTGCTGCGGCAGTTCGCCGACCCGGTGATCGTGATCCTGGTGTTCGCGAGCATCGTCTCGCTGCTGCTCCAGGACGTCACCGACGCCGCGATCATCCTCACGATCGTCTGCCTGAGCGGGCTGCTCAGCTTCTGGCAGGAGCGCCGCGCCTCCCTGGAGATGCAGCGGCTGATGGCACTGGTCCAGGTGCACGCGGACCTGCGGCGCGACGGCACCGACGTCGAGGTGGCCGTGGCGGAGGTGGTGCCGGGCGACCTGGTCGTCCTCAACGCCGGCGACGTCGTACCCGGCGACTGCCGGCTGGTGAGCGCCGACGCCCTCCAGGTGGACCAGGCGGCGCTGACCGGCGAGACCTTCCCCCAGCACAAGCGTCCCGACCAGGTGCCTGCGGACACGGCACTGGCCGACCGCGTGGACGCGCTGTTCCTCGGCTCGCACGTCGTGAGCGGGCGCGGGCTCGCCGTGGTCGTGGCGACCGGAGCGAGCACGGAGCTGGGCCGGCTCTCCGGGCGCCTGGAGGAGACGGCGCCGTCGACCGGGTTCGAGCGCGGGATCCGGCGCTTCGGACTGCTGCTGGCCCGCGTCACGTTCGTGCTGGCCCTGGTGATCCTGGGCCTGAACGTGACGCTGGACCGGCCGTTCGCCGAGTCCCTCCTCTTCTCGCTCTCCCTCGCGGTCGGGCTGACCCCGCAGATGCTGCCGGCGATCGTCGCCGTGAGCCTGGCCCTGGGGGCGCGACGGATGGCGGCGAGGCGCGTGATCGTCAGGCGCCTGGACGCGATCGAGGACTTCGGCGCGATGGACGTCCTGTGCACCGACAAGACCGGCACCCTCACCGAGGGGACCGTGCGGCTGCACGCCGCCGTGGACGCCACCGGCGCCGCGAGCGAGTCGGTGCTCGCGCGGGCGGCGCTCAACGCCGGGCTGCAGAGCGGGTTCTCCAACCCGATCGACGTCGCCCTCCTCGACGCCCGCGCGCCGGACCCGGCGTACGCCGCCGTCGACGAGGTGCCCTACGACTTCACGCGCAAGCGGCTCAGCATGCTGGTCGACGGCCCGGACGGGCGCGTGCTGATCTGCAAGGGCGCCTACGACTCGGTGGTCGGCGTCTGCGCCACGGCGCCGACCCGGCGCAGCGAGCTGGACGCCAGGTTCCGCGAGCTCAGCGACGCCGGCTACCGGGTGCTCGCGATCGCCGAGCGCGCGCTGCCGGGCGTCGGGGCCGTCACGGTCGAGGACGAGCGGGAGCTCGACTTCGTCGGCTTCCTGGTGTTCGCCGACCCACCCAAGCCGGATGCGGCACGGGTCCTGGGCGAGCTGGCGGCAGCGGAGATCGGCGTCCGCATGATCACCGGCGACAACCAGCGGGTGGCCGCCCACGTCGCCACCGAGGTCGGCCTGGACCCCACGGGGCTCCTGACCGGCACGGCCATCGACGCCCTGGACGACGAGCAGCTCGTCAGCCGGGCAGGTCGGACCGGGGTGTTCGCCGAGGTCGACCCCGGGCAGAAGGAGCGCATCATCCGGGCGTTGCGGGCCGGCGGCGCCACGGTCGGCTACCTCGGCGACGGGATCAACGACGCCGGGGCCCTGCACCTCGCCGACGTCGGCATCTCCGTCGACACCGCGGTGGACGTGGCCAAGAGCGCCGCCGCCATCGTGCTGATGGACAAGGACCTGGCGGTCCTGGAGCACGGGGTGCGGCTGGGTCGACAGACCTTCGTCAACACCCTGAAGTACATCACCACGACGGTCAGCGCGAACTTCGGCAACGTCATGAGCATGGTCGCCGCGTCCGCGTTCCTCCCGTTCCTGCCGCTCCTGCCCCGCCAGATCCTGCTGCTGAACTTCCTCTCCGACATCCCGAGCACCACGATCGCGGCCGACAACGTCGACCCCGAGCAACGGCAGCACCCGCAGCAGTGGGACATCCGGTTCATCCGGGACTTCATGCTGCTCTTCGGCCTGCTCAGCACGGCGTTCGACCTGCTCACCTTCGCGGTCCTGCTGCAGGTCTTCGACGCCGGCTCGACAGTGTTCCGATCCGCGTGGTTCGTCGGCTCCACGCTCACCGAGCTCGCCGTGCTGCTCGTGCTGCGCACCCGGCGGCCGGCGTTCCACAGTCGCCCGGGCACGGGCCTGCTGATCGCCTCGCTGGCGATCGCGGCCGTCACGATCGCCATCCCCTACTCACCCGGTGCCGAGCTGCTCGGCCTGCGAGCGCTGCCCGCCGCGGTGCTCGGCTCGCTGCTGCTGATCACGCTGGCGTACGTCGTCGCCGCGGAGGCCGTCAAACGGTCCTTCTACCGTGCGGCCGCGCACCACGGCGACCGCCCGCCGCCCGAGGCCGCCCGCCTGCGCCACCGGCGCCTCCGGCAAGCGGCCCGCGAGCACGGCGGCGGGCGGCGCGGGCGGGGCTCCGGGTGGTCGGCGGGCCGCCGCTCGCTCCTGGACTAG
- a CDS encoding helix-turn-helix domain-containing protein has protein sequence MSELMHDQSTVQEPSVVEVRRNAGLAGAVGGVASIVAILYLSRAAASGAWLDWALCLVMGAVAAAYLQAFVDARTPLLVADALGVRVRQGRAWHGMPWADVEAVETRARHGFTDGWLEVFPRDGEPVSVPLSLSTRVVGDEGDLTGALLDLAGDTVEVVEIVDEVEDAPDSPDSVAGVNGDSDDDPAPDALDPLAVTAPEAPQVSQVSPASADDHPDVDRERLWDPRPSLARGITALSARLRRTPADTSADSADSPAVEDAPDVRTRASEPALPVASATPSPLRDPVPAARVEIRSDLTLGANALRLDPAETEDGSGRGELPEARELRRPGSVSLFEDTVAWGPTVSPIARAGEPVEPIVIEDFPVEPAVDPVIGPELAAARTRLGLSVDQLADRTRIRPHVIESIEVDDFAPCGGDFYARGHLRTLARVLGADVAPLLAAYDERYADAPINPRRVFEAELATGPNGGIRGTRGGPNWSVLVAAVMVLVLAWSVARLVMDGPTALNDAPPLNGSGGIVAAGDPVPVVLDAAGGGAAVKVVDGTGRTVFDGDLAFGQTRVLRKVVTPVRVTSSDGSLKITLADGKPVEVGKTGSRSSRTFDTP, from the coding sequence GTGAGCGAGCTGATGCACGACCAGTCCACCGTCCAGGAGCCGTCGGTCGTGGAGGTCCGCCGCAACGCCGGCCTCGCCGGGGCCGTCGGCGGCGTCGCGTCGATCGTGGCGATCCTCTACCTCTCCCGGGCCGCCGCCTCCGGCGCCTGGCTGGACTGGGCGCTGTGCCTGGTCATGGGCGCCGTGGCCGCGGCGTACCTCCAGGCGTTCGTCGACGCCCGCACTCCGCTGCTGGTCGCCGACGCGCTCGGCGTCCGGGTGCGGCAGGGGCGCGCCTGGCACGGCATGCCGTGGGCCGACGTCGAGGCCGTCGAGACCCGGGCCCGCCATGGGTTCACCGACGGCTGGCTCGAGGTCTTCCCGCGCGACGGCGAGCCGGTCTCGGTGCCGCTGTCGCTGTCCACCCGTGTGGTCGGGGACGAGGGGGACCTGACCGGAGCGCTGCTGGACCTCGCCGGGGACACCGTCGAGGTCGTGGAGATCGTCGACGAGGTCGAGGACGCCCCGGACAGCCCGGACAGTGTGGCCGGCGTGAACGGGGATTCCGACGACGACCCTGCTCCCGACGCCCTCGACCCGCTGGCCGTGACCGCCCCGGAGGCGCCCCAGGTCTCCCAGGTCTCTCCGGCTTCGGCCGACGACCACCCGGACGTCGACCGCGAGCGGCTGTGGGACCCGCGCCCCTCGCTCGCCCGGGGGATCACCGCGCTGTCGGCGCGGCTGCGGCGTACGCCGGCGGACACCTCGGCCGACTCGGCCGACTCACCGGCCGTCGAGGACGCCCCGGACGTGCGGACCCGCGCCTCCGAGCCCGCCCTGCCGGTCGCCAGCGCGACCCCGAGCCCCCTGCGCGACCCGGTGCCGGCTGCCCGGGTGGAGATCCGCAGCGACCTGACCCTGGGCGCCAACGCGCTGCGCCTGGACCCCGCCGAGACCGAGGACGGCTCCGGCCGCGGGGAGCTGCCCGAGGCGCGCGAGCTGCGCCGTCCCGGCAGCGTGAGCCTGTTCGAGGACACGGTCGCCTGGGGTCCGACGGTCAGCCCGATCGCCCGCGCCGGCGAGCCGGTCGAGCCGATCGTGATCGAGGACTTCCCCGTGGAGCCGGCCGTCGACCCGGTCATCGGTCCCGAGCTCGCGGCGGCCCGCACCCGGCTCGGCCTGAGCGTCGACCAGCTGGCCGACCGCACCCGGATCCGCCCGCACGTGATCGAGTCGATCGAGGTCGACGACTTCGCCCCGTGCGGCGGCGACTTCTACGCCCGCGGCCACCTGCGCACACTCGCCCGGGTGCTCGGGGCCGACGTCGCCCCGCTGCTGGCCGCCTACGACGAGCGGTACGCCGACGCGCCGATCAACCCGCGCCGGGTCTTCGAGGCCGAGCTGGCGACGGGCCCGAACGGAGGCATCCGCGGCACCCGCGGCGGCCCGAACTGGTCGGTCCTGGTGGCCGCCGTGATGGTGCTGGTCCTGGCCTGGTCGGTCGCCCGCCTGGTGATGGACGGCCCGACCGCGCTCAACGACGCGCCACCCCTGAACGGCTCCGGCGGGATCGTCGCGGCCGGGGACCCGGTGCCGGTGGTCCTGGACGCCGCCGGTGGCGGCGCGGCCGTCAAGGTCGTCGACGGCACCGGGCGGACCGTGTTCGACGGTGACCTGGCCTTCGGCCAGACCCGGGTCCTGCGCAAGGTCGTCACGCCGGTGCGCGTCACCAGCTCGGACGGCTCGCTCAAGATCACCCTGGCCGACGGCAAGCCCGTCGAGGTCGGCAAGACCGGCAGCCGGTCGAGCCGGACCTTCGACACGCCCTGA
- a CDS encoding FtsK/SpoIIIE family DNA translocase, with translation MATRTSSPPGSRSKSTSTSGSRNGSARSGSSTRSRSTTSRSPARRPPASRARSSRPAPRAVRNGPGPVARVGTSLARGLVALWLGIAHGVGAVARGIGRSARDLEPEHRRDGAGLLLFGLSLVVAAAVWFQVAGSAMELTRTMVAGSVGKIGWLVPLGLVWMGWRTMRDPVRNGPLGRQVVGWAALAFGVLGIVHIANGSPEPIRGDASNLQDAGGAIGFVVSSLLLDLLRTPYVVVPLLALLAFFGVLVITATPVYQVPERLRALGDRLLGRAPLEEPEPAAGRRRSPLDDIDPERGDPAYDTPVVDEPEPRRKRSRKDRDALDVALEQDADREVGVDLFAAPPSDAPTVARPVLPPVEAEEDDEQVELQPPPHSPLPARVEQLALSGDVVYSLPADGVLKPGSVHKARSKASDEVVARLQGVLDEFSIDAQVTGYTRGPTVTRYEVELGPGVKVEKIMNIQKNIAYAVASADVRILSPIPGKSAVGVEIPNVDKEIVSLGDVLRSNAARSAHHPMVAGLGKDVEGGFVVANLAKMPHLLVAGATGSGKSSFINSMITSVLMRATPDEVRMIMVDPKRVELNAYEGVPHLITPIITNPKKAAEALAWVVREMDLRYDDLANFGFRHIDDFNKAVRAGTVELPPGSERELAPYPYLLVIVDELADLMMVAPRDVEDAVVRITQLARAAGIHLVLATQRPSVDVVTGLIKANVPSRLAFATSSVTDSRVILDQPGAEKLVGQGDGLFLPMGASKPVRVQGSWVTEAEIAQVVKHCKGQLEPSYREDVTAPAASKRELDDDIGDDLDLVIQAVELVVSTQFGSTSMLQRKLRVGFAKAGRLMDIMESRGVVGPSEGSKARDVLVKPDEIDGVIATLQGEM, from the coding sequence ATGGCGACCCGTACGTCTTCCCCGCCGGGGTCGCGGAGCAAGAGCACGTCCACGTCCGGGTCCCGCAACGGGTCCGCACGGAGCGGTTCGAGCACCCGATCCCGGAGTACCACCAGCCGCAGTCCCGCCCGACGCCCGCCGGCGAGCCGGGCGCGCTCGTCGCGCCCTGCGCCCCGCGCCGTGCGCAACGGGCCGGGGCCGGTCGCCCGTGTCGGGACCTCGCTGGCGCGTGGCCTGGTCGCCCTCTGGCTCGGCATCGCCCACGGCGTGGGCGCGGTCGCCCGGGGCATCGGCCGCAGCGCCCGCGACCTCGAGCCCGAGCACCGTCGCGACGGTGCCGGGCTGCTGCTGTTCGGCCTCTCGCTCGTCGTGGCCGCCGCTGTCTGGTTCCAGGTCGCCGGCTCCGCCATGGAGCTGACCCGGACCATGGTCGCCGGCTCGGTCGGCAAGATCGGCTGGCTGGTGCCCCTCGGTCTGGTGTGGATGGGTTGGCGGACCATGCGCGACCCGGTCCGCAACGGCCCGCTCGGGCGCCAGGTCGTCGGCTGGGCGGCGCTCGCCTTCGGCGTGCTCGGCATCGTGCACATCGCCAACGGCAGCCCCGAGCCGATCCGCGGCGACGCGAGCAACCTCCAGGACGCCGGGGGAGCGATCGGCTTCGTGGTCTCCTCGCTGCTGCTGGACCTGCTGCGCACGCCGTACGTCGTGGTGCCGCTGCTGGCGCTGCTCGCGTTCTTCGGCGTGCTGGTGATCACCGCGACGCCGGTCTACCAGGTGCCCGAGCGGCTGCGTGCCCTCGGCGACCGCCTCCTAGGCCGGGCGCCGCTGGAGGAGCCCGAGCCCGCCGCGGGTCGCCGCCGGTCCCCGCTCGACGACATCGACCCCGAGCGCGGCGACCCGGCGTACGACACCCCGGTCGTCGACGAGCCCGAGCCGCGCAGGAAGCGAAGCCGCAAGGACCGCGACGCGCTCGACGTGGCCCTCGAGCAGGACGCCGACCGCGAGGTCGGCGTCGACCTGTTCGCCGCCCCGCCGAGCGATGCCCCCACCGTCGCCAGGCCGGTGCTCCCGCCGGTCGAGGCCGAGGAGGACGACGAGCAGGTCGAGCTCCAGCCGCCGCCGCACTCGCCGCTGCCCGCCCGCGTGGAGCAGCTCGCGCTCTCCGGCGACGTGGTCTACTCGCTGCCCGCCGACGGGGTGCTCAAGCCCGGGTCGGTGCACAAGGCGCGCTCGAAGGCCAGCGACGAGGTGGTCGCGCGGCTCCAGGGCGTGCTCGACGAGTTCAGCATCGACGCCCAGGTCACCGGCTACACCCGGGGCCCGACCGTCACGCGCTACGAGGTCGAGCTCGGCCCCGGTGTGAAGGTCGAGAAGATCATGAACATCCAGAAGAACATCGCCTACGCGGTGGCCTCCGCGGACGTGCGGATCCTCTCGCCGATCCCCGGGAAGTCCGCGGTCGGCGTGGAGATCCCCAACGTCGACAAGGAGATCGTCTCGCTGGGTGACGTGCTGCGCTCCAACGCGGCCCGCTCGGCGCACCACCCGATGGTCGCCGGGCTCGGCAAGGACGTCGAGGGCGGCTTCGTGGTCGCGAACCTCGCCAAGATGCCGCACCTGCTGGTGGCCGGCGCCACCGGCTCCGGCAAGTCGTCGTTCATCAACTCGATGATCACCTCGGTGCTGATGCGCGCCACCCCCGACGAGGTCCGGATGATCATGGTCGACCCCAAGCGGGTCGAGCTGAACGCCTACGAGGGCGTCCCGCACCTGATCACCCCGATCATCACGAACCCGAAGAAGGCCGCCGAGGCGCTGGCCTGGGTCGTGCGCGAGATGGACCTGCGCTACGACGACCTGGCCAACTTCGGCTTCCGCCACATCGACGACTTCAACAAGGCGGTCCGGGCCGGCACCGTGGAGCTGCCGCCCGGCTCCGAGCGCGAGCTGGCGCCGTACCCGTACCTGCTGGTGATCGTCGACGAGCTCGCGGACCTGATGATGGTCGCCCCGCGCGACGTCGAGGACGCGGTCGTGCGGATCACCCAGCTCGCCCGGGCGGCCGGCATCCACCTGGTCCTGGCGACCCAGCGGCCCTCGGTCGACGTGGTCACCGGCCTGATCAAGGCAAACGTGCCCTCGCGGCTGGCCTTCGCCACCTCCTCGGTCACCGACAGCCGGGTCATCCTCGACCAGCCGGGTGCGGAGAAGCTGGTCGGCCAGGGCGACGGGCTGTTCCTGCCGATGGGCGCCTCGAAGCCGGTGCGCGTCCAGGGGTCCTGGGTCACCGAGGCGGAGATCGCCCAGGTGGTCAAGCACTGCAAGGGCCAGCTGGAGCCCAGCTACCGCGAGGACGTGACGGCGCCCGCCGCGTCCAAGCGCGAGCTGGACGACGACATCGGCGACGACCTCGACCTGGTCATCCAGGCGGTCGAGCTGGTCGTCTCGACGCAGTTCGGCTCGACCTCGATGCTGCAGCGCAAGCTCCGCGTGGGCTTCGCCAAGGCCGGGCGCCTGATGGACATCATGGAGAGCCGTGGCGTGGTCGGACCGAGCGAGGGCTCCAAGGCCCGGGACGTGCTCGTCAAGCCCGACGAGATCGACGGCGTGATCGCAACCCTGCAGGGGGAGATGTGA
- a CDS encoding M4 family metallopeptidase yields the protein MKISQQGLCLALVAAGLAAVPGLSASAAGPASQAAAGDSLVSRLKAEAQGTARITTEPATGKVGFAQATDLLPSVGASTADTAAAKSTAYLEEYAAAFGASATQLEQSGVTADDLGWTVDYTQRYRGLEVFGARLRAHVDKQGDLTSVNGYAAPNLELDVTPTFSESDAAARAVRTVRADPPFDGAAVGNLEAAENDLIVYRLGSTKGEAGKAILAYAIEVSNGHDVRDMVILDADTGKPVNRYSLVHDYLDRELYEASVNNGGTPDDPADDSVALDRVWREGNPRTGLSQSQLDLVDGTGDSYWFFRNSFGRDSYDGEGATMRTVNNDPRISCPNANWNGVTTNYCNGVTSDDTVAHEWGHAYTEYTSGLVYQWQSGAMNESFSDIWGETVDQINARYNETPNSPRTVGQCSAFTRGDVEMTINAPASIAGPCEAVAASFGPVFDDAGVTSDVVVAQDGTADGGTTTDACSPFTNAAAVAGRFAYADRGTCTFATKARNAEAAGATGIVVGQNDPAADPVSMTGDADIYGVMVGYEDGQRIKAAAATGTVNVTVSAAGEEPTDNSYRWLSGEGDPAFGGAIRDMWNPTCYGDPGKVTDAQYFCSADDSGGVHSNSGVPNHAYALLVDGGTYNGVQVPGIGLTKAAHIFWRTQANYLTPTSDFTDLADGLAQSCTDLTGKRVNNLSVAERDQTAYAEPVTAADCAAVTAVSQAVELRTDPVQCNFKPILDPNAPSVCGDGLSTEVAWSEDFEDGLTGWTPSSQVVFEGGINDPWKASTDAPAGHADGVAYGPAPDEGQCVNGPGDFSSRDSITSPTVTYPTGQAPKLLFDHYVATEVGYDGGNVKVSVNGGAFAVVPAAAYVFNGPNATIITAAAGNTNPLAGERGWTGTDGGEPTGSWGQTQVDLSQLGKAGDQLQFRFDIGRDGCGGLDGWYVDDIKVVYCSDGTEVPPGEPGQPGQVSSSTSADAKPGTVKAGKRFTAVVKVRATGAQPSGTVRILDRGRSVGRATLGSSGKVTIRLTAKKSWGTGKRTLVAQYLGSRAVKASQDTFRVRVVRARR from the coding sequence GTGAAGATCTCCCAGCAGGGTCTCTGTCTTGCTCTCGTAGCAGCCGGCCTCGCGGCCGTACCGGGGCTCTCCGCCTCGGCCGCGGGGCCCGCCTCCCAGGCTGCGGCCGGTGACTCCCTCGTCTCGCGGCTGAAGGCCGAGGCGCAGGGCACCGCCCGCATCACCACCGAGCCCGCCACCGGCAAGGTCGGCTTCGCCCAGGCCACCGACCTGCTGCCGTCGGTCGGCGCCAGCACCGCCGACACGGCCGCGGCGAAGTCCACCGCCTACCTCGAGGAGTACGCCGCGGCGTTCGGCGCCAGCGCCACCCAGCTCGAGCAGAGCGGCGTGACGGCCGACGACCTCGGCTGGACCGTCGACTACACCCAGCGCTACCGGGGGCTCGAGGTCTTCGGGGCCCGCCTGCGCGCCCACGTCGACAAGCAGGGCGACCTGACATCGGTGAACGGCTACGCCGCCCCGAACCTGGAGCTCGACGTCACCCCCACCTTCTCCGAGAGCGACGCCGCGGCCCGCGCGGTCCGGACGGTCCGGGCCGACCCGCCGTTCGACGGCGCCGCCGTCGGCAACCTCGAGGCGGCCGAGAACGACCTGATCGTCTACCGCCTCGGCTCCACCAAGGGCGAGGCCGGCAAGGCGATCCTCGCCTACGCCATTGAGGTCTCCAACGGCCACGACGTGCGCGACATGGTCATCCTCGACGCCGACACCGGGAAGCCGGTCAACCGCTATTCGCTGGTCCACGACTACCTCGACCGCGAGCTCTACGAGGCCTCGGTCAACAACGGCGGCACCCCCGACGACCCGGCCGACGACAGCGTCGCCCTGGACCGGGTCTGGCGCGAGGGCAACCCCCGCACCGGGCTCAGCCAGTCCCAGCTCGACCTGGTCGACGGCACCGGCGACTCCTACTGGTTCTTCCGCAACTCCTTCGGCCGCGACTCCTACGACGGCGAGGGGGCGACGATGCGCACTGTCAACAACGACCCGCGGATCAGCTGCCCCAACGCCAACTGGAACGGCGTGACCACGAACTACTGCAACGGGGTGACCTCCGACGACACCGTCGCGCACGAGTGGGGCCACGCCTACACCGAGTACACCTCCGGGCTGGTCTACCAGTGGCAGTCCGGCGCCATGAACGAGTCGTTCTCCGACATCTGGGGCGAGACCGTCGACCAGATCAACGCGCGCTACAACGAGACCCCGAACAGTCCGCGCACGGTCGGGCAGTGCTCGGCGTTCACCCGCGGCGACGTCGAGATGACTATCAACGCGCCGGCCTCCATCGCCGGCCCGTGCGAGGCGGTCGCCGCGTCGTTCGGCCCGGTCTTCGACGACGCTGGCGTGACCTCTGACGTCGTCGTCGCCCAGGACGGCACCGCCGACGGCGGCACCACCACCGACGCCTGCTCACCGTTCACCAACGCGGCAGCGGTGGCCGGCCGGTTCGCGTACGCCGACCGGGGCACCTGCACCTTCGCCACCAAGGCCCGCAACGCCGAGGCGGCGGGGGCCACGGGCATCGTGGTCGGCCAGAACGACCCGGCCGCGGACCCGGTGTCGATGACCGGTGACGCCGACATCTACGGCGTGATGGTCGGCTACGAGGACGGCCAGAGGATCAAGGCGGCCGCCGCGACCGGCACCGTCAACGTGACCGTCTCGGCTGCGGGCGAGGAGCCGACCGACAACTCCTACCGCTGGCTCTCCGGCGAGGGCGACCCCGCCTTCGGCGGCGCGATCCGCGACATGTGGAACCCGACCTGCTACGGCGACCCGGGCAAGGTGACCGACGCCCAGTACTTCTGCAGCGCCGACGACAGCGGCGGCGTGCACAGCAACTCGGGGGTTCCCAACCACGCCTACGCCCTGCTCGTGGACGGCGGCACCTACAACGGGGTCCAGGTCCCCGGGATCGGGCTGACCAAGGCCGCGCACATCTTCTGGCGCACCCAGGCCAACTACCTCACCCCGACCTCGGACTTCACCGACCTCGCCGACGGCCTCGCCCAGTCGTGCACAGACCTGACCGGGAAGCGCGTCAACAACCTCTCGGTCGCCGAGCGCGACCAGACGGCGTACGCCGAGCCGGTCACGGCCGCGGACTGCGCGGCCGTCACGGCGGTCAGCCAGGCCGTCGAGCTGCGCACCGACCCGGTGCAGTGCAACTTCAAGCCGATCCTCGACCCCAACGCCCCGTCGGTGTGCGGGGACGGCCTGTCCACCGAGGTGGCCTGGTCGGAGGACTTCGAGGACGGGCTGACCGGCTGGACCCCCTCCAGCCAGGTGGTCTTCGAGGGCGGCATCAACGACCCGTGGAAGGCGTCCACCGACGCGCCCGCCGGCCACGCCGACGGGGTGGCCTACGGTCCCGCGCCGGACGAGGGCCAGTGCGTCAACGGGCCCGGTGACTTCTCCAGCCGGGACTCGATCACCAGCCCGACGGTGACCTACCCGACCGGCCAGGCGCCGAAGCTGCTGTTCGACCACTACGTCGCCACCGAGGTCGGCTACGACGGCGGCAACGTCAAGGTCAGCGTGAACGGCGGCGCCTTCGCCGTCGTGCCGGCCGCGGCGTACGTCTTCAACGGCCCGAACGCCACGATTATCACGGCGGCCGCGGGCAACACCAACCCGCTGGCCGGCGAGCGGGGCTGGACCGGCACCGACGGTGGCGAGCCGACCGGCAGCTGGGGCCAGACCCAGGTCGACCTGAGCCAGCTCGGGAAGGCCGGCGACCAGCTGCAGTTCCGCTTCGACATCGGTCGGGACGGCTGCGGCGGGCTCGACGGCTGGTACGTCGACGACATCAAGGTCGTCTACTGCTCCGACGGCACCGAGGTGCCGCCCGGGGAGCCCGGCCAGCCCGGGCAGGTCTCGTCCAGCACGTCCGCCGACGCCAAGCCCGGCACTGTCAAGGCGGGCAAGCGGTTCACGGCGGTCGTCAAGGTCCGGGCCACCGGCGCGCAGCCGTCCGGCACCGTGCGGATCCTCGACCGGGGCCGGAGCGTGGGCCGGGCGACGCTGGGCTCGAGCGGCAAGGTCACGATCCGGCTCACCGCCAAGAAGAGCTGGGGCACCGGCAAGCGCACGCTCGTCGCCCAGTACCTGGGGTCGAGGGCGGTGAAGGCCAGCCAGGACACCTTCCGGGTCCGGGTGGTCCGCGCCCGGCGCTGA